A segment of the Trifolium pratense cultivar HEN17-A07 linkage group LG7, ARS_RC_1.1, whole genome shotgun sequence genome:
ATACGCAGCCATCCTTTTGCAGTATTCCACAAAGATATACCGCAGTAGAGATGGCTGCATATATTAGCGAATattgtttacttttttttctttctttttttctagtATCTATATATGATGTAGCTTAGCTTAGTTAACAATTTATATCCGGCGGTTTCCTACCGTGAAAAACTTGAAGCTACTTTGTTAAACGCACGTCTGGCAAAATCCTGCCGCAGAAAGAAACACAAGCTAAGATGTTTTGATTTATCCTAAAGTGAGAATGCGCTTTTTTAGAAAAGTAAAATAGTTATTTAAGGTCTAATCCGTCGAGTACTTCTACTCAAGACATACTAGTACACACCGGCATAACTAACGCCAAATCTACCATAACTAACCACAACTGTTACAACTAACTGCATACACATAACTGCCATAGCTGTAACTAGCATTACTACTAAAATTGTGACTATTAGATACACTAATACCGGATTAGCGTATTATAAATGAACAGAATTTTTAAGGTACATTTCAATAATGGCGTCTCCTCCCGTTTAACTATTGTTGAGAGGAACTCATAGAAGCAAAAGAAAGGCAGCATTTATATACTAAGCAGTGAAATGTTGCCTCATTTGAATAAGCTTGTCAAAATAATTGTTACAATACTAAACTAAGCTTTTAAATAAGCTAGATAATCATCAATGATAGACATAGCAGATGATCTGTATCCAGAGCCAAAGAGATTATAATGATTTAAATAGTGATAAAGCATATATAGGTCTCTCCTTTTCTCAAAGCCTGGCTGTTTAGGAATTACCTGAAGAGATCATTTGAAATTATCAACATCCAAAATTACATAATGAAATTTATgataaacaataaaaacaattaacACAATATCTAATTctaaattttatcaaattatgaATTCTTGGTCACATACATCAGTTGTAAATATTTACCTCAAAATAAGAATTATAGAATGAGCCTCCAAAACCAGCACACCAAGACATACCAAATTCTGCCTCATTGTGTCCATCTATGTAGAACAAGTCAAAATGGGAAAAATAACGGTCAGTCCAATTTTtccttattgtttttttaaaaaaaaaaattggggtaGAGAAAATTTATTATCAACTTAAGTGGACACCAATGACTATTTTATAACTGCTTCTGAAGAAACCGGAACTTCGGCCCTTGAGGTTGGTTATAAGACCAAACTCTTACCACTAAGTTGACACCTCatggatatttttttttctttaaataactGTATGATTGTTCAAGTCTCGAATATTTGGGTTACCCCAATTATAACCAAAGCTAGGGGTTCTACTTGCACCTAATACATCAAGGGCTGTATCTAAGTCAAACTTTGCTTCCTATAAATCTCATTGTTAGCTCAATATCTTCTTTCCAAAATGTGTGATAAAATATCAAGTTCAAACCAACGTTATGTTGATTCAAGTGGAATTAGACTCGAATAATTTAAACAAGGTTTCAAGTTCGAACCTTGTGGATagacaaagaaaaaggaaacaaCCATAGAGttatttattgaaattttgttaACTGACGTTTCATTACCCCCCACCCCACCCCACCCCCAACTAGTTGTACTCACTAgcaatcaattttatttatttatttattgaatgaAAGAGGAAACACATTGATAAAGTAGCTATATACAATTATCTATTATAATTTCAGAACATAGAACAACAAGCACCAGTGGTCTAGTGGTAGAATAGTACCCTGCCACGGTACagacccgggttcgattcccggcTGGTGCAATTTCAAGGGAGCTGTGATGATAAATATTCGTGGTGTTGGGTAACATCATTTAATCTGAATCATTAGATGAAATGAATGTCTCTGAGCTCCCTCCCTTTTTTTGCTTAACTAAACTAATTCTAAATAACCATGCCAGTACTTGTAAGGTGTAAAGAATCCAAATTGCAATTTGAAAATGTCACAAACAAGTGATgttataaaggaaaaaaaaaacacattgatGGGGTAGCTATACACAATCATGTAATATAATTTCATAACTATTGACATCAAGCACCAGTGGTCTAGTGGTAGAATAGTACCCTGCCACGGTACagacccgggttcgattcccggcTGGTGCAAAAATGGGAGCTATGATGAAAATATTCCTGTTGTTGGGTAACATCACAAATCTTGAACCATAGGATGAAAGATTGCCTCTGAGCTCCCTTTTTTTATGTTCTGGTTTGGTTCTACTAAGTACCAAAGCCTAAAAGTAAAGGAATATTCCTACTCCTTAAATTGTACTCCTACTCCCATAAATCGCGTAAAACCCAAATTTTCCCTTgacattattaaaaaataaaacgaCTTGTTTCATGAATGAATTGCATAATGATATCTTACTATGAATATATACAGCCGCGAAAGGAAAAAAAGACACATTGAAGAGGTAGCTAGATACAATTGTACAATATAATTTCATAAGTAATGACATGAAGCACCAGTGGTCTAGTGGTAGAATAGTACCCTGCCACGGTACagacccgggttcgattcccggcTGGTGCAATTTCAAGGGAGCTGTGATGAAAATATTTGTGGTGTTGGGTAACATCACCAATCCTGAACCATTGGATGCAAAAAATAACTCTGAGCTCcctctttttgttttcttttgcaATTGAAAATTTTGTGGTTTGGTTCTAGGCACAAGGCCCAACGAAAAGTACTCCTAAAAATTCCGCAAAACCTAAATTTCcccttgaaattttaaaaaaaaaactttaattttacCGGTCGAACACAAGAAAATTTGGAAATGCTTAACTTACAATAACATGCTGGATCCAATATGACAGGCTCTCCATTTTTGTCGGAGCTTATGTTTCCACTCCAGAGATCGCCATGTAGCAAGCATGGTTCTATCACCACATTGTCAAACAATGGCGTGATGTTTTCCACCAATCTCTGCCCTGTTAAACAAGTCAATCAGATATAAACCGTCGAGCCTTATTGGAGGACAACCTAGTACACTTAGAGAACACTACAATAACCATGCCAATACTTGTAAAGAATCCAAATTGCAATGTGAAAATGTCACACACAAATGGCAAGTTCCACAAAGCTCATAATACTACTTAGCTGTTTGTATTTAGTTTCTTATGTAATATGTcttcaatatatataatacttACTTGAGATTAAGAACAATATTAATGTATTGGAACAAAATTACCTTTTTCAAAAATGGTTCTGTCACTATATTGGTCTAATGCCAGCTGCAACTGGTAGCCTAATCTATGCTCTCCATAAAATTTAATCCAATCTGATGACCATGTATTTATCTGTGGTGTGCTACAGAAAATTGTAGATCTATAAGTGCAAACTACAAAAACATTCCTAACATGGAAAAATGCATGATAAATGATAACAATAACAATTGCAACAAAATTGATACATTCGgaagaacccgagttcgattcctggtgggaacaattcttggtcaGGGTTTACTTACCTCACGGCCAAACTCTGAATTAATGGGGCCCCTTCCCCTAGGAACTAGAGGGTTATCACAAAAAAATGGATACATTGGTCAGGTTGTAACATACCTGCCGATGGTGTTCTCAACGTCGAAGCCAAAGCCTTTACTAGATTTCCCAGCTTTATGCATTTCAGCAAGCTTCCTCCCTAGAACTGACTGGCAAGCAAGAAGTTACAATTAAGGTGCACAAGATTTACTAATTAGAAGTACTTTCTACGAAACTGACCTGATCGCCTCTAGATCCACCAAATTCGATGAATTCCATTATGATGAAAGACCCACCCGTTGGTAGCGGTCCAACCTACAAGTCCTAGCAACAAGTTACCTCAAGGCGTGTCTTGTATTAAACACATGTTAGTGACCGACACAGACACGAGACCGACACATGTTGCTACTTTTGATCATTACATTTTCGTAAATTGTTATTGGTGTTGACGTGTCTCCGTGTCAGTGTCATTTccatgtttgtgcttcatagaatGTCAAATCTTCTCACCTTGTACGGCTTAGGCACACGGATGGTTTTGGTTTCATACATAGCTCCTAAACCAAGAGCCTCGGCCTCAAACATTGATGGTCCAATACTCCTGATATAGATTTTCAACTTTCAGCAGCATAAAGCTTATCACATGTATAAGGAGAAACAAAAGGGAATTTAACTTTCACTCAAAGATGATTGAAAATAGTGCAACAAATCCAAATCAGCAGAATGCATGTTTCAAAGTTCATAGTACCTGTTTGTTTTAACAAAGAAAGAACCAGCATCAGTGTCATAGCGATTCGCAAAATTGATACAACCACCACCAACCGGACTAATTTTGGTTATCTTTGAAGCTTTCCCTTCAGAAAGAATCCACTCGCGAACTGGATCCGTGCTCATGCTGCATACTATTAAAATCAATAAGCTTAGAAACCTTCATATTTCACCTAAACTTATCTTAATGACACTAAACAAATAGTCATCACACATTCATCTTATGAAGCACTAAAATAAACACCATACACTAGACACCggtaataatttataaaaattgaagtgattgaatgtaaccaaATGTGTCATTGTCGTGTCAGACACAAATAAGCATTTAATCAAGATTATCGTGCTACATACAAGCATTCCAAATTATAATATtggtttaaatatgattttagtccctgtaatttttttgtttggattcgGTCCTTGTAAATTCAAAAGTTGTTGCTTTTAGTCCTTGGTGTGATATTTGGCCCAATATAATCATGACACATGGCGATGGCGCTACGTGGCCAATAAGGCGACTTCAGAACTAAAAGCAACTGGTTTTGAATTTGTAGGACCGaatccaaacaaaaaatctAGGTACTAAAACTAAAAAACACTATTGTTGCTAGGACTAATTAAACCTATAATATTTTGAAACTAAGATTACATTATTCCTCTTAATACCATCTTCACAAGAACAATTAATTACACTAAGAACAAGAATAACTACTAGAAAGTAAAACAATCAGAGAACATGGGTAGGATTAAACTCAAAAGAATGTTCCTTAAAACAGCTCCAATTATATACAAAATGTtaaaaaactctaaaaaaaattgtatctttgTGCAAATATATTGACATGAGTTAAGATGGTGGTagtaactaaataaataattggtGATTATGTCTGAAACAACATGGTACAGGGATAGGTACGAGGTAGTTATTGTTAGTAGTACTTACATGGAGATGATGGTTtggttttggtgaaagaaagtGGAGAAAGGGAAGAGAAGCATGTTGAAGTGGACATCATGGTTCCCACGTGTTCACTCACCTCAGTCttatcctctctctctctctctctctctctctctctctctctctctctctctctctctctctctctctctctctctcttttcttgTCGCTCTTCCCTTTTACCAAACAACCACCGTTCCTTGCTTCTTTGATTTCATCAGAGGAAGAATTCGCTTTGTGACTCGAGTCAGTGTGATATCAATACAAAGTTTTTTCATCCGTATTGTCAAATGTACtaaagtgtttttttaattcattaggtAACGGttaagttttaagttttttttttaccgttaCTTTTTAATTACTTTGTTGCAGTGTGATcattaacatttttttgaacaaatgaTCATTAACATTGATATTCATCTTACgtatattttaatgaaaatgcAAGTATGATGGAGGAGGTTAACAGAAAGGATAACGGTGCACTAAGTTAGAAATTtagggggtgtttgtttcatggattataaatttattttcaggAATGTGACTTTGGGAATCTTTAAttcctatgtttgtttcaagttttaaaaaattatgcctaGGAATTTTTTATTCCTTGGAATATAAATTACACATGACTTTCCCACTTTTTATTCCCATGTTAAATGGTGGGAATCTTACATTCCCATGGGAATAAGAGGTAACCACTCATAACTCCCCACTCTCCCattatttttaactcatttattttttttattttaatattttaaaatattaattgaatttattttaaaaatgttctaaggaactttatttatttaccaaacatattgatAGGAATAATGTTCCCAGCAATAATATTCCAAGGAATAATAATCCtaggattataattttaatccccgaaacaaacacaccctaaaaacatatttgttatctaaaaaatttaaagacctAACGGTTACAAACGTGAAACTTAAAGGTTCTTTGGATGCATTTAACTGATTTCTTACtacttaaactaatttattagtggaaaaatatttggtTCTTTTTAGACTTTAAAAGAGGAATAACTCGCTTTGGTCACTCAAATATATGATCAAGTCTATGGTGCACGAGTGAGACAAATTTTACATTATAtagaaatttgttttcattattAGATCAATATGTCATATTCTATCTCATTTGATCTAATGGTAACACTTGTTAATCAAATAGTGAAAATACGACTTGTCTCATTGCATATTCAACAAATCCTAcacaaatttcattttaaacaTGCATTTAAAAAGAATCtaacaagtaaaaaaaatctaatacttttattttctaaaaaatttaaatagagttttggttctttatttcaatttttcaaagttTTAATTCATctattttgaaaacaaattttttggTTCGGTATTTCAAATTCTTTTCACTTTTGGTCCTAACATATATCTCACTCATGTGACTgaagataaattaataattattttacaacCGTTTAAATGAAACTTAACCTTCTTTATTTATGTTGCTTCCAGGTTTTTCATTGTGTCTTGATTGTACTATCTTCGAAGTTAAAATCTACGTTCTTTGTAGTCTTGTTCTTCTTGGAAATTGAATGTATATTAGTaccttttttattaaaaagaggACCAAAGTCCgaaaatagtaaaattaaaCCACTAGTATATAAGGATAACTAATGCCAAACAAATCAGCAAAACGTAAACTGTTTATTTGAGTCAGACACAACACAACTCATAAAACTTTTACCTTTTCTATTACTCACGTGATGAAGTAAATTTTTGTTAAGCACGACATTACCAGTTTACATTATCCAACTTTCTTTAGATGTTGTTTGCGAGATGATTTTCGAAAAGGAGAAGAAaccttacttttatttttaaaatttagaacactataatgttttttaaaaaattattatatggttatttaaaaagaaatattatataaaatcatttatcatattttcaaatttttaaaatataagtgtaatGAATATCCTTACTCCTTAGCACAAAACGATAAGTGTAAGGGACAAACCTTGCTTTGTTGACAAGTACTAAAGATCGCATACTAGACCTCTTGATTAAGAAaactcaacattttttttttgtcaagtagttcagtgacttgaaattccacctttaaagatgtccctatcaactgagctaagctcacgaggaCAAAACTAAACCCCTTTTTAGTTGGACAAATTCAGATTGTCATTTAAGATATTAATTACTTTGCAACTAAGATTGCAATAAATTTGCTAAAATTGaaactgatcttaactgttgatcagaacaggtagaaggccagctggaagtccgttgagcaggtggtaggcagtaatccgagcagatgatccacgaaggggggggttgtacctgcaggtgctccgatgccaaagtcagatAAGGAATATAGGGAGCAAAGAGGTACTTAGAGAgaggttagagagagagagtaattgcaataatgaatagtgttctaccttgctctcccaagagggagagtatttatagcccccagctctgggccaaaggtcctcttagtgggctggactagccaaggcccattaagagggactgccaagatatcacccttagatagtgggtagagtagtaattttaccctatcttggtggagaggttgtgccatgctgacatggaggtggttgggcaagccatgtggactttgtgagggtctaggtggactagcattagtctagtccagaacaggagccccccaagtcgttgctcctaggcataggagtgatgactttagatgtgtgcccaagtgcagaaagaaatctccttgcaacctctcttgaacaaaagTGGACGAGGAAGTTGCTCGTCAAAGACTTGCTCGTAGCAAGTATCTGCAGTGTTTTGCTCGAATCGATTTTTCGAGGGTGTTTAATATCCTGCTCGTAATTATGGTTACGAGGAAGTATGTGTTGCTCGTATCTCCTGCGAGGAGATATTGCACAAGATGGAACAGTTGCTCGTTGCTATAGCGAAGAGATAACAACGAGAAGTTTTGTTGCTCGCAATGATGACGAGGAGACGATTTTTCAAGAAAGAattgttgctcgttgctatgaCGAGGAAGTTAGCAACGATGAGGTTTTCTGCAAAGCGCAGCCTTTTGCTTGAGGAGTTGCTCGGGTGAAATTCGAGCATCCTTTTTTATTGGGGATGTGAAAGggtgcatttactgctttgatttttacgagggagtgtaaggaccattggatcaaagcgtctcttcacTCCCCTGGCCtgatctatataatagaggagagtgaatttcatttttacttttcactctctctcttcaattgcGAATCTCTCTGAAGTTCCAATTCACAAGTCAAATCGTTCTTCAGgttttcttcatattcaaggtaattctttcaaattttcctCTTTAGATCCATTTTTTGTCATTTCTGCCCAGTTTTGGGCGTTTTTTCATGAAGAttgtatgaatttatgaacattaggaTGAATGTGCCGGGCACCATATGAACTTGGTACCGGGGAGATTTCCTCCCCTTTGAAACTCTAGGTTAGATAactagtgacggggagcctatctccccgtttcaaactttagatagtttattttaagatccggggagcctatctccccgtttgaaacttttagatagtttgtttaggtgacggggagcctatctccccgtttgaaactttagatagtttgtaTTGCTGGGGAGCATGCTCTCCCTTTTTAACTTAGgaattttttcatgaaattcGTTGTGTGAAATTCAAAGACGGGAAGCTTATCTCCCCGTCTTTCACCTGGGCAACCTTCCTCGGTTTGATTTTaattgccatttgaaaagggctttggtcggggacagcgtcctcgtcctattctgcgccctttcacttgatttgcggtgaaagggtggatttgatcatcgaattcactttgtttttgctgCATTTCAGGTTGTAAAATGTCAGAATCCGAGGAGGTTGTGGAAAGCCAGGGTGCGGAGAAGTATACATTGGTCGACTGCATAACCGATCCTGCgctggattgggttgctccagAACCCCGGGGGATAGCCTCGGCGCTTACTTCCCAGGACCCAAGATTATATATGATCGTCGAGCAGCAGAGAGCAGACGGGCTTCAGAATTGGTCGACCCGTATACCCGGGGAGGGTGAACGGGTGTGTTCGTCCTTTGCCGGGCACGACTTTGCTATGTACGAGTTTGTTTTTAAGGAGATGGGGCTCAGGTTGCCGTTCAGCCCCTTTGCGGCCAGCGTGCTTAAAGCCTTGCAGGTGGCTCCGTCGCAGCTGCATCCAAACTCGTGGTCTTTTATTATGGGGTTCGAGCACCTCTGTACGTATAAAGGCGTTCTTCCCACTCTTCCCCTTTTCTTTAGAATTTTCAAGATTCAGCGCAAGCCGACGAGGGAGGTTGGGCGAGCACCTCGTCAGAATTGGGTTTCATtaaagcatcacgaggatgttaAACTATTCAAAATGTTTGTGGATTCCGTTAAGGATTTCAAGGAGAGGTACTTCGTCGTCCGGCCAGAGTCTTCatctgcccgggagagtttaTTGGAGCTGGAGGAAGATAGGGACGAGCAAGGTATTGCCCGTAAGGATGCCAGCGGGCAAGTTATAGTTCGGGCAGTCCCTAAGTTCCCGTTAAGCTGGTCGTACACCCATTTCCTGAAGGAGCCTAAGGAATACACAACCGGGGACGCAGACTTGTCTCCCGAGGACATGGCTGCCTTCGAAAGTCTGAAGacctttgtggccggttttactcccGGGGTCTGGACGACTCGCAAGGGAGTTACTATAAGAGATGAGCACGGGGTGCCTAAGGCCTCTCCTCGTCTCATTAATACTAGGACCCTCCTCAAGTGCAGAAATGCCGGGGAGGTCAAATTGTGTTTGGGTATTGTTTCCTCtgtttttaacttagaaagaTTTCTGTTATTATTGTGTGTATTCCTCGTCTTTTACTAACTTGCTCGTCATTTGTTTGCAGACGAAATGGAAACTATTGCCGAGCGCATGCTGAAggccaagcaggatgagaaggcgagcaggTCTGCTCGAGGAAAAAAGAAGGCTGTTGCTAGAACTTCCCAGGAAGTGAGACCGGGGACCCCCTCCGTGCAGGTTATTGGGACCTCGACGGGCACCCCCTCCTCAGCTCCCCGGCCTCCTCCAGCGAAGAGGACAAGAGAGGAAGATCCCCCGGTTGAAGATGCGGGCATGGGAGGGTGCAGCAAGTTTCCAGTTCCTCGGTGCTTTACCGTGGACAAATTTTTTGAGAAGTTTCCTCCGGAGGTCTTTGAAACTGAAAGGGCTGCTATTCTTGACCAGGAACCAGAGGCCCGTAGGCAGCAGCATGCT
Coding sequences within it:
- the LOC123897450 gene encoding protein-ribulosamine 3-kinase, chloroplastic, which translates into the protein MMSTSTCFSSLSPLSFTKTKPSSPLCSMSTDPVREWILSEGKASKITKISPVGGGCINFANRYDTDAGSFFVKTNRSIGPSMFEAEALGLGAMYETKTIRVPKPYKVGPLPTGGSFIIMEFIEFGGSRGDQSVLGRKLAEMHKAGKSSKGFGFDVENTIGSTPQINTWSSDWIKFYGEHRLGYQLQLALDQYSDRTIFEKGQRLVENITPLFDNVVIEPCLLHGDLWSGNISSDKNGEPVILDPACYYGHNEAEFGMSWCAGFGGSFYNSYFEVIPKQPGFEKRRDLYMLYHYLNHYNLFGSGYRSSAMSIIDDYLAYLKA